One segment of Bacillota bacterium DNA contains the following:
- a CDS encoding U32 family peptidase, whose translation MKKVELLAPAGNPEKLKMAITYGADAVYLGGYEYGLRAYADNFSFEDMEKGIEFAHSKGKKVYITMNIIPHNEDIEGMEEYIKQICRLEADAIILSDPGVYMVVRETAPGMKIHLSTQANNTNWKSAKFWYEQGIKRIILARELSLKEIAEIKEKVPEDLELEVFVHGAMCISYSGRCLLSNYMAGRDSNRGLCAHPCRWKYFLMEEKRPGQYMPVYENERGTFIFNSKDLCMIEHIPQVIATGVTSLKIEGRMKSSYYVATVVKAYREVIDAYYTDPEGYKFDPLWLEEISKASHREYTTGFYFKKPGSEDQVYNTSTYVREYDFVGLVLEYDKTTGIAKVEQRNRMFVGDEVEVVRPKGRYFKQKITSMKNEEGEYIDNAPHPQMIVYIPMKQEVEEYTILRRRA comes from the coding sequence TTGAAAAAGGTGGAGCTTCTTGCTCCTGCAGGGAATCCGGAAAAACTGAAGATGGCAATCACTTATGGCGCTGATGCTGTGTATTTGGGAGGGTATGAGTACGGACTTAGAGCTTATGCAGACAACTTTTCCTTTGAAGACATGGAAAAAGGTATAGAGTTTGCTCATTCCAAGGGGAAAAAAGTGTATATTACAATGAATATAATACCTCATAATGAAGATATAGAGGGTATGGAGGAATATATAAAGCAAATTTGCCGGTTGGAAGCTGATGCCATAATATTATCTGATCCTGGAGTATATATGGTGGTGAGGGAAACAGCTCCGGGTATGAAAATCCATTTAAGTACCCAGGCAAATAATACAAATTGGAAAAGTGCAAAGTTCTGGTATGAGCAGGGTATAAAACGCATAATCCTTGCCAGGGAGCTTTCTTTAAAAGAGATTGCAGAAATAAAAGAAAAGGTCCCTGAAGACTTGGAATTGGAAGTGTTTGTACACGGCGCCATGTGCATATCGTATTCCGGTAGATGCCTTCTTAGCAATTACATGGCAGGCCGGGATTCCAATAGGGGGTTATGTGCCCATCCCTGCAGGTGGAAGTATTTTTTAATGGAAGAAAAAAGGCCGGGGCAATATATGCCGGTATATGAAAATGAGAGGGGAACATTTATATTTAATTCAAAAGATTTATGCATGATAGAGCATATACCTCAGGTCATCGCTACCGGAGTGACAAGTTTAAAAATTGAAGGACGCATGAAAAGCTCTTACTATGTAGCTACAGTGGTTAAGGCATACCGTGAAGTTATTGATGCATATTATACAGATCCTGAAGGATATAAATTTGACCCCCTATGGCTTGAAGAGATATCAAAGGCAAGCCATAGAGAATATACCACGGGATTCTATTTCAAAAAGCCGGGGAGTGAAGACCAGGTATACAATACAAGTACTTATGTGAGAGAATACGATTTTGTCGGCCTTGTTCTTGAATATGACAAAACAACAGGAATTGCTAAAGTTGAGCAGCGGAACCGAATGTTTGTAGGTGATGAAGTTGAAGTGGTAAGGCCTAAGGGAAGATATTTCAAACAAAAAATAACCAGTATGAAAAACGAGGAAGGGGAATACATTGATAATGCCCCCCATCCCCAGATGATAGTCTACATACCCATGAAGCAGGAAGTGGAAGAATATACGATACTCAGAAGAAGGGCGTGA
- a CDS encoding O-methyltransferase yields the protein MICYDYINEYIRNTIKEDQGVLLELRKFAALNNIPVIQPETARLLLVLGLIIKPRKILEIGTAIGYSSILLAGTLSPGGVVDTIESYGEMVEMARYNIKRAGCQDKINSIAGDAAEVLRCLDKRYDLILLDAAKGQYLELLPDCIRLLSIRGVLISDNVLYKGMVANDRLIIRRKKTIVKRLREYLKCICNKSDVETCILPVGDGVAVTVKLRDNGDE from the coding sequence ATGATTTGTTATGATTATATAAATGAATACATTAGAAATACTATTAAAGAAGACCAAGGCGTATTACTGGAGTTGCGAAAATTTGCCGCATTAAATAATATACCGGTGATACAGCCGGAGACAGCAAGACTTCTCTTAGTATTGGGACTGATAATAAAACCGCGAAAAATACTTGAAATAGGTACGGCAATAGGTTATTCATCGATTTTATTGGCTGGAACCTTAAGCCCTGGTGGGGTTGTCGATACTATAGAGAGCTATGGTGAAATGGTCGAAATGGCCAGATATAACATAAAGAGGGCAGGATGTCAGGACAAGATAAATTCTATAGCCGGGGATGCTGCTGAAGTATTAAGATGTCTTGACAAGAGATATGATTTGATATTACTTGATGCGGCAAAAGGACAGTACCTTGAATTGCTTCCTGACTGTATAAGGCTGCTTAGTATAAGAGGGGTATTGATTTCTGATAACGTATTATATAAGGGTATGGTGGCGAACGATAGGTTAATAATAAGGAGAAAGAAGACTATCGTTAAAAGGCTGAGGGAGTATTTGAAGTGTATTTGTAATAAATCGGATGTTGAAACATGTATATTGCCTGTGGGAGACGGGGTGGCAGTTACTGTCAAACTGCGAGATAATGGAGATGAATAA
- the mltG gene encoding endolytic transglycosylase MltG, translating to MKKTIIRWIILLSLVAITFGTGYTTYNYIVNVYSVKSVAAEIPLERQILVEIPRGAGTEAIANILKEKGIIKNTFLFRLFSKLNGYDGTYRSGVHAIDKNENYNSLKGYDILMDILSGKPLTNVGVRVTVPEGYNYQQIVNLLYKENLIDKEKFDKIANNEDFDFRFLRNLKRRGNRLEGYLFPDTYEFDPKSNESEKEIILKMLRRFDEIFLPEYYKRAEELGMTVDEIIILASIIEREARVPEERPIIAGVFYNRLKSKNSSLRKLQSCATIQYILYKKEGKMKEVITVDDEKIDDPYNTYLYEGLPPGPICNPGRDSIEAALYPEEHDYLYFVVKNDGTGTHYFSKTFSEHLGAQLKSQLNAQKNRKND from the coding sequence ATGAAGAAGACAATTATAAGGTGGATAATATTATTATCTCTAGTGGCTATAACTTTTGGCACAGGCTATACTACTTATAATTATATTGTTAATGTTTACAGCGTAAAGAGTGTTGCAGCAGAAATACCATTAGAAAGGCAAATATTGGTTGAAATTCCAAGAGGAGCTGGGACAGAAGCCATAGCTAATATTTTAAAAGAAAAGGGTATTATAAAAAACACGTTTTTATTCAGGTTATTCTCAAAGCTTAATGGTTATGACGGTACTTACAGATCCGGTGTCCATGCCATTGATAAAAACGAAAATTATAATTCCCTTAAAGGATATGATATTCTGATGGATATATTATCCGGCAAACCCCTTACAAATGTAGGTGTGAGGGTTACAGTACCGGAAGGTTATAATTACCAGCAAATTGTAAACTTACTTTATAAAGAAAATCTAATAGATAAAGAGAAATTCGACAAAATAGCAAATAATGAAGACTTTGATTTTAGGTTTTTAAGGAATTTGAAACGTAGGGGTAATAGGCTTGAAGGGTATTTGTTTCCGGATACCTATGAATTTGACCCAAAGTCCAATGAAAGTGAAAAAGAGATAATTTTGAAAATGTTAAGAAGGTTTGATGAAATTTTTTTACCTGAGTATTATAAGAGGGCAGAAGAATTGGGTATGACTGTTGATGAAATAATCATATTGGCGTCCATTATTGAAAGAGAAGCAAGGGTTCCTGAAGAAAGGCCCATAATTGCAGGAGTTTTTTATAACAGACTTAAAAGCAAGAATAGTTCATTGAGGAAACTTCAATCCTGTGCCACTATACAATATATACTTTATAAAAAAGAAGGAAAAATGAAAGAGGTAATAACTGTTGATGATGAAAAAATTGACGACCCATATAATACTTACTTATATGAAGGACTGCCTCCAGGACCAATTTGCAATCCTGGCAGAGATTCCATAGAAGCAGCCCTTTATCCTGAAGAACACGATTATCTGTATTTCGTCGTTAAAAATGACGGCACAGGAACCCACTACTTTTCCAAAACTTTCAGTGAGCATTTGGGTGCACAGCTTAAGTCGCAATTGAATGCCCAAAAAAATAGGAAAAATGATTAA
- a CDS encoding peptidoglycan glycosyltransferase, with the protein MNTKRGFIVLIIFFTLFILLAVRMFHLQVGEREKLSRAASVQRIANARIEKARGDILDRNGIPLTNRSEKYIIVLKPLILKEDKNSLKRISDILGTNFQKLEEEVEKGEKPILIEVDKERKNLVKSLECPGISIINSLYRYDNNSVAKHILGYVNKSDGNGEAGIEKFYNKTLACDSWYMLGVVTDGRNNILPGMGYRLIRAEGENKKLNVKLTIDYHIQKIVEEVMERNNVTGAIVVEEVNSGDVVAIASKPDFNQDNVSQYLNSPNNELFNKAVASYNLGSIFKIIDAAAMFELKDSWEEEYLCTGSIKVGDREFKCYSYKDGGHGLLDLKKAFALSCNTYFIDAALNKINAKSLIEMAKRFGLGSFTGIRSQGIEESAGNLPSIDTWFSGGDIANISIGQGEIMATPLQVADMVATVANGGIKNTINIVDSIVDENGNKVRDIRQKQGKRIINKDIANKIKNLMESVINEGTGTMINLEEYGGAAGKTGSAETGQYKDGESIVHAWFAGYFPKKNPKYSIAVFIENGKVGGKTAGPIFQEIAWEIMKKGF; encoded by the coding sequence ATGAATACAAAAAGGGGCTTTATTGTGCTTATAATATTCTTTACATTATTTATATTATTGGCGGTAAGAATGTTTCATTTACAGGTTGGTGAGAGGGAAAAACTATCCCGGGCTGCGTCTGTACAGAGAATTGCAAATGCCCGGATAGAAAAAGCGAGGGGTGATATATTGGATAGAAACGGCATACCCCTTACGAATAGGAGTGAAAAATATATTATAGTATTAAAACCTCTTATATTAAAAGAGGATAAAAATTCACTTAAAAGGATTTCCGATATTCTTGGCACTAATTTTCAAAAGCTGGAGGAAGAAGTTGAAAAAGGGGAAAAACCCATCTTAATAGAAGTTGACAAAGAAAGGAAAAACCTGGTTAAAAGCCTGGAATGCCCAGGAATTTCAATTATAAATTCTCTTTATAGATATGATAATAATTCAGTTGCAAAGCATATTTTGGGATATGTCAATAAATCTGACGGTAATGGAGAAGCGGGTATAGAAAAGTTTTACAATAAAACCCTTGCTTGTGACAGTTGGTATATGCTTGGGGTTGTTACTGATGGAAGAAATAATATTCTGCCAGGTATGGGCTATCGCTTAATAAGAGCAGAGGGAGAAAATAAAAAACTTAATGTAAAACTTACAATTGATTACCATATACAGAAAATTGTTGAAGAGGTAATGGAGAGAAATAATGTGACAGGTGCTATTGTAGTTGAAGAAGTAAACAGTGGCGATGTTGTAGCTATAGCAAGCAAACCTGATTTTAACCAGGATAATGTGAGCCAATACTTGAATAGTCCGAATAATGAATTGTTTAATAAGGCTGTGGCTTCTTATAACCTTGGCTCCATATTTAAAATAATAGATGCAGCTGCAATGTTTGAGTTAAAAGACAGCTGGGAAGAAGAATACTTATGTACAGGGTCCATTAAAGTAGGAGATAGGGAATTTAAGTGCTATTCCTACAAGGACGGGGGACATGGCCTTTTAGATTTGAAAAAAGCTTTTGCCTTATCTTGCAACACCTATTTTATAGATGCAGCACTTAATAAAATAAATGCTAAAAGCCTGATTGAAATGGCCAAGAGATTTGGATTAGGAAGTTTTACAGGAATAAGAAGCCAGGGCATTGAAGAATCGGCAGGCAATTTACCTTCAATTGACACCTGGTTTTCCGGAGGGGATATTGCCAATATATCCATAGGACAGGGAGAGATTATGGCTACTCCTTTGCAAGTAGCGGATATGGTGGCAACAGTTGCCAATGGGGGAATAAAAAATACAATAAATATAGTAGATTCCATTGTAGATGAGAATGGAAATAAAGTGAGGGATATACGGCAAAAACAGGGTAAGAGGATTATTAACAAAGATATCGCTAATAAAATAAAGAATTTAATGGAATCTGTAATAAATGAAGGCACCGGAACAATGATAAATTTAGAAGAATACGGCGGGGCTGCAGGCAAAACAGGAAGCGCAGAAACAGGACAATATAAAGATGGAGAAAGCATAGTACATGCCTGGTTTGCAGGGTATTTTCCTAAAAAAAATCCAAAGTATTCTATTGCAGTATTTATTGAAAATGGTAAAGTAGGAGGTAAAACTGCAGGACCGATATTTCAGGAAATTGCTTGGGAAATCATGAAAAAGGGATTTTAA